From the Thermus brockianus genome, the window GACCGCCTGGCAGTTCTCAAACTTGTTGATGTCGATGTGCTCCCAAATGGCCCCGGGCACGAACCAGATGTCAAAGCGGCCGGGGGCCCGGGAGGTCAGCTGACGGCTACGGCCCTGGTCAAAGGTGAGGGCCACGCCGGAGGTGGCGTCAATGGAGCCACCGATCACCGCCACCAGCAGGGAGTTGGTGTTCTGGATGAAGCGGTAGACCACCCTCTGCACGTACTTGCTCTCCCCACCCTCCGGCTTGATGGGGAAGTTGGGGTTCCGCTCCATCTCAATGGAGTTCCCCGGCACCCAGCGCTTCAACTTGAAGGCGCCCGAGTAGACCATGGTGCCCTTGTTGAGCTCCGCCGGGGTGGCGAACTTGAGGAAGAAGTTGCGGTAGAGCTCGTTGAGGCGCTGGGCGTCCTTGTCGGGGTCCAGGCCCCGGGCCGCCGCCTTCACCTTCTCCCACTCGGGCCCCATGATGTGCTTGGGGGCGTAGCCGATGGGGGAGCCGTAGGTGTCGTAGTAGTAGGCGGGCTCAAAGGCCACGGTGAAGTTGCGGGCGTCCTTTACCTGGAGCTGGACCCGCTCCCAGTAGTCGGGGTTCAGGACGGGCATCCCCTTGGCCTTGCCCACCTCGTAGTAGAAGGCCACATCCTCGGTGGTGATGGGCTTGCCGTCGGACCAGCGAGCATCGGAGCGGATGGTGAGGTCCATCTCCAGCCGCTTCTTGCCGCCGCCGATGTCCCGGACCCGCAGGCGCCCGTTCTGCTGGGTGGGCACCTCGGTGGCCAGCACGGGGAAGTTCTGGCTGTCGGCGTTGAAGCCGATCAGGGGAGCGAAGAGGTACTGCTCAATCTCGGTCTTGATGGACTGGTTGGAAATGACGTTGAGGAAGTCCCCCGCCAGCACCCGGGGCTCCTGGGAAGAGCCGATCACCAGGCTGTTGTCCTGGGGCCCCGCCAGGGCCAAGCCCAGGGCGGCTAAACCGAGTACAGCCAGCTTGCCTACTTTTCTCATACGGCCTCCTTTCGTGGTCGCGGCACTATCTTAGTGGCCAAGGGTATTATAAGGCCCCTTCCCGATAGGTCAATGGGAAAAGGGTAAGGGGGATGGGAAAAGGTTAAGGGGGCCTTGACCCAGGCCCCCCACCCCTTCCAGGAACACTCAGTGGCCGCAGGTACGGGCCTCCCCTTCCTGGTCCTTGGTGCGGAAGGAGTGGCCGCAACCGCAGGTGCTGGCGGCGTTGGGGTTGTGCACGGTGAACCCACCGCCCATGAGGCTTTCCACCCAGTCGATCTCCGAGCCCACCAGGTAGGGCAGGGACATGGGGTCCACCACCAGGCGCACCCCGTGCATCTCCACGAGGGTATCCCCCTCGAGCTCCCTCTCGTCCACGGCCATGCCGTACTGGAAGCCCGAGCACCCGCCGGACTTGATGTAGACCCGGATGGCCGCGTGCTCCTTGTTGTAGCGGGCCAGGATCTCCTTGGCCTTTTCCGCCGCCAGCGGGGTGATGCGGATAACCGCTTCCTGCGTTTCTACCATCCCCCAACCTCCTTACCCCGTAGCCTAGCATGACAGGGGTAGGACAAGGTGTCATAGCTCCCATACCCGGGCGTATATTGGCAGCATGTTCTGGCACCTGGTGGTGGTTTTGGTGCTGGTGGGGGTCCTGGGCCACCTGGGGGGAAGGCTCTCCGCCGCCTTGGCCCAAGCGGTGCCCGGAAGCCGGGACGACGCCTTTTTCCGGCTTTTGGGCTTCCTTTGGTGGGGGTTTTTGGCCGTGGCGGGGGCTTCTTACCTGGTCCACGCCCTGGGGCTTCCCCACGAGCCCTTCCGCACCTGGGGCGAAAGCCTAGTGCGCTGGGCCGGGGCCAAGGGAGTGGCGGCCCTAGGTGCCCTGGCCCTCACCTATTTGGGCTACCGCCTCACCCCTTTCCTCCTCGGCCAGCTCCCCGTGCCGGAAACAGGGGAGCACACCCGGGAGGCGGTCCGGCGGAAAACCCTCAGGGCCGTAGCCGAATCCGCCTTGCGGGTGGGCATCCTGGTCTTGGGAGGGCTCTTCTTTCTCTCCAACCTGGGCCTCAACGTCACCGCCCTCCTGGCGGGGGCCGGGGTGGCGGGGCTTGCGGTGAGCTTCGCGGCGCAGAACCTGATCCGCGACTTCATCAACGGCTTTTTCATCCTCCTAGAGGACCAGTACGGGGTGGGGGATATCGTCCAGATCGGCAATGTGGGGGGACAGGTGGAGCGCTTCACCCTAAGGATCACGGTCCTGAGGGACCTCGAGGGCCGCGTCCACTTCTTCCCCAACTCCGAGGTGCGCCAGGTCACCGTCCTCACCCAGGAGTGGAGCCGGGCCGTGGTGGACGTGGGTGTGGCCTACAAGGAAGACATTGACCGGGTCCTTAGGGTCTTCCAGGACGAGGTGGAGCGCTTCCACCAAGACCCCGAGTGGCAGGAGCGCTTCACCTCCCCTCCCGAGGTCTTGGGCGTGCAGGCCCTGGGGGACTCCTCGGTCGTGATCCGCGTCCTCTTCAACACCAAGCCCGCCCAGCAGTGGGCCGTGGCCCGGGAGTTCCGCCGCCGCATCAAAAAGCGCCTGGACCAGGAGGGGATAGAAATTCCCTACCCCCACCAGAAGCTCTACTTTGGAGAACCCTTGCGGCTAGAGAGGGTGTAGGCTAAGGGGGATGCCGGAGGTTTACAAGGAGATCCTAGAAGCCCTCCAGCCCCATCTGGGCCCCAGGGCCGAGGTGGTGCTGGACGAGGGCCTCAAGCGCTTGGGCAAGCGCCCTGCAGAGCTCACCCCCAAGGACGGGGAGTTCCTCCTGAAAGGCCTCGTCTTCCGCGAGCTCCAGGCCCGGCTAAGGCCGGAGGAGGCCCGGCGGGTGGTGGAAAACACCTTGGAAAGGATACGGGAAGCCCCCCTGGCCCTCGAGGACCTGGAGCGGGGGCTAAAGCGCTTCGGGCTTTACGTGGACTGGCCGGAGGTGGCCCGGCTTCGGGCGCTCATGGGCCGCCTCCGCCAAAGCCCCGACCCCGCCCTCCTCGCCGAGGCCAAGGCCCTGCTGGAGGCCCTGGAGGAAAAACAGGAAGAGGCGCTCCTACGCCAGGCCAAAGACCTGGCCCATCTGGAGGAAAGCCTGGAAAGGGTGCGCCACCTGGGCGGGCCCAAGGTGCGGAGGCTGGAAAGCCTCCTGGAGACCATCCGCCAAGCCCACGCAGAAGGGGTATGGGCCCAAGCGGAGGTGGAGCGGGCGAGGGCGCTGGCCTTAGAGCTCCGGAAGTTTCTGGAGTCCAGCGCCGTACGGGCCCCCACCCTGCCCGAGATGGTCTTTGAAACCCAAGAAAGCCCCCCTGAGGCCTCCGAAGACGTCTTCCTCACCGTGGAGGAGGCCAGCGAGCTGGAAGGGGAACTGGTCATTGACCTAGGCCCCTTATCCGAAGAGGCAAGCCAGCGCATCCAAGCCCTGGAGGTGGAAGAGGAAAGGCGCCGGTTGGAAGACCTCCTCGCCCGCCATGCCCACCTCCTGGAAAGGACCACGGTGAGCCCCTTGTTGGCCGAGGTCCAGGCCCTATTGGAGGCGGGCACCCCCGCCGGGGAAAGGCTAAAGGCCTTGGAAGAAGCCCTGGCCGAGGCGGAAAAAAACCTCCGGGCGGAGAAGCGGGCCCGGCTTATCCAGCTGGCGGAGGCCCTTAGGGCGCTTCCCCTTCCCGAGGCGGCCAAAGCCCCCTTGGAAAGCGCCCTGCGCCTGGCGGAGGAAACCCTCCAGGAAGGGGGCTACCCCGACCTCACGCCCCTGGAGGAGGGCCTAAGGCGCCTGGAGGAGGAGGCCCGGAGAAAGGCGGAGGAAGAAGCCCGCCTGGAAGAGGAACGGGAAACCCTCCTAAAGGAGCTTTCCCAAAGGGGAGAGGCCTTCGCCCCCCTGGCGGAGGAACTGAGAACCCTGCCCAAGGAACGCCTGGCGGAAGCTTTGCCGGAGATCCGCACCCGGTACGCCGAGCTGCTAAAGGCCCAGGGGGAGAGCGAGGCCCTCAAGGCCAAGCTGGAAGAGGCCCAAAGGGCCCTCCTCGCCCTCAAGCCCGAGGCTGAGGCCCTGGGGCTTGGGGAGGCGGTGGCGGAGGCGGAGCGGCTTCTCGCCGAGGGCAAGCTCCCCGACCTTCCCCACCTGCAAAGCCGCCTGGCCCAGGCCCAGGCGGAGGCCCGGGAAAGGGCCTTGGCAGAGCTTGCTCGCCTCCAGGTGCTGGCGGAGCGCTTCGGGGGCTTCGGCGGTGAAGCGGTCCTAAAGGCCATAGAGGAGGAAAAGCGCAAAGCCCTCCCTGACCCCACCCCCATCGCCCGGGCCCTGCAGGCCTTAAGGCGAAAGCTAGAGGCCAAGCGGGAGGAGCTTCTCACCCGCCTCACCGCCTTCTTCCAAAAGGAGGCCCAGCTCCAGGGGTTTGAAAGCGAAACCCGGCGCCGCCTCAAACCCCTCCTCGCCTTCTTGCAAGGCGCCAAGGAGAGGCTTCCCCTCTTGGGGCCCAAGGGGCTACTGCAGGTGGAGAAGACCCTGAACGAGGCGGAAGGCCTCCTAAGGGAGCTGGAGCGGGAGAAGGAAGCGGCCCAGGCCGTGCTCAAGGAGATTGGGCGGGAGGACCTGGAGGCCCTCCTCGGGGCCCTGGCTCCGGGAGAGGACCCCCTGGCCCGGCTCCGCCTGCCCGGGGTGGAGGTCCTAGGCTTCCTGGAAGACCCCCTGCCCCTGCCCAAGGAACCCCTCCTGGGCCTGATGGATGCCCTGGACCGCATGGACCAAAGCCTCGGGCTCAAGCGGGGACCCGTGGCCGTGCTCTTCGGGGAAAAGGCCTTGGTCCTCGCCCCGAAAGCCGGAAAGACCCTGGTGGCCATCCTGGAGAGGCCCAGCCTTTCCGCCTTCCTCCTGGAGCTTTCCGGCTAGGGGGTGCTAGACTAAAAATAGTGGTCAGCGCCCCGGCCCTTTGGGAAAAGCTGGAACCTTACCTAGAATACCTTCCCCCGGAGGACCGGGCGAAGGTGAGGGAAGCTTACCTTTTCGCCGAAGAGGCCCACCGGGGGCAGGTGCGCAGAAGCGGGGAGCCCTACATCACCCACCCGGTGGCGGTGGCGGAGATACTGGCCTCCTTGCGCATGGACGCCGACACCGTGGCGGCGGGGCTCCTCCACGACACCCTGGAGGACTGCGGCGTGGCCCCGGAGGAGCTGGAAAGGCGCTTCGGAGCCGGGGTGCGCCGCATCGTGGAGGGAGAGACCAAGGTCAGCAAGCTGTACAAGCTGGCCAACCTCGAGGGGGAGGAAAAGCGGGCCG encodes:
- a CDS encoding peptide ABC transporter substrate-binding protein, whose translation is MRKVGKLAVLGLAALGLALAGPQDNSLVIGSSQEPRVLAGDFLNVISNQSIKTEIEQYLFAPLIGFNADSQNFPVLATEVPTQQNGRLRVRDIGGGKKRLEMDLTIRSDARWSDGKPITTEDVAFYYEVGKAKGMPVLNPDYWERVQLQVKDARNFTVAFEPAYYYDTYGSPIGYAPKHIMGPEWEKVKAAARGLDPDKDAQRLNELYRNFFLKFATPAELNKGTMVYSGAFKLKRWVPGNSIEMERNPNFPIKPEGGESKYVQRVVYRFIQNTNSLLVAVIGGSIDATSGVALTFDQGRSRQLTSRAPGRFDIWFVPGAIWEHIDINKFENCQAVRDLGLNDVRTRRALLHALNREGLVKAFFDGLQPVAHTWIAPVNPLFNPNVRKYEFDLKKAEALLAEMGWRKGPDGILQRTVGGRTVRFEIEYVTTAGNAIRERTQQFFAEDLKKIGIAVKINNAPSAVVFADEFIQRASECKWTGLFEFAWVSNLREDGSLFQYKNLNTGAIMVPTKENNYQGQNIGGWRNDEFDRLTSQGVLEFDEARRKQLFWRAQEIWAEELPALPLYFRANPYVVRKGLVNYVASAYAGGYGYPGWNAWEIGWESRGAVKKWDQAKYALSIR
- the erpA gene encoding iron-sulfur cluster insertion protein ErpA encodes the protein MVETQEAVIRITPLAAEKAKEILARYNKEHAAIRVYIKSGGCSGFQYGMAVDERELEGDTLVEMHGVRLVVDPMSLPYLVGSEIDWVESLMGGGFTVHNPNAASTCGCGHSFRTKDQEGEARTCGH
- a CDS encoding mechanosensitive ion channel family protein, coding for MFWHLVVVLVLVGVLGHLGGRLSAALAQAVPGSRDDAFFRLLGFLWWGFLAVAGASYLVHALGLPHEPFRTWGESLVRWAGAKGVAALGALALTYLGYRLTPFLLGQLPVPETGEHTREAVRRKTLRAVAESALRVGILVLGGLFFLSNLGLNVTALLAGAGVAGLAVSFAAQNLIRDFINGFFILLEDQYGVGDIVQIGNVGGQVERFTLRITVLRDLEGRVHFFPNSEVRQVTVLTQEWSRAVVDVGVAYKEDIDRVLRVFQDEVERFHQDPEWQERFTSPPEVLGVQALGDSSVVIRVLFNTKPAQQWAVAREFRRRIKKRLDQEGIEIPYPHQKLYFGEPLRLERV